In Microbacterium sp. 1.5R, the following are encoded in one genomic region:
- a CDS encoding DUF7882 family protein: MGRFIYEGSIRIEIEDRALSHLQLVITAKLRRAEPFNFSWREDQSIGGGRTTVWLHPGSALVYRFLGSRQPSINRRWVDALAFTANAPTGLYLVAEPDELSSGEKLGVPADL, encoded by the coding sequence ATGGGCAGATTCATCTATGAGGGCTCGATCAGGATCGAGATCGAGGATCGCGCGCTCAGTCACCTGCAGCTCGTGATCACCGCGAAGCTCCGACGAGCCGAGCCCTTCAACTTCAGCTGGCGCGAGGATCAGAGCATCGGGGGAGGCCGCACCACCGTCTGGCTGCACCCGGGGAGTGCGCTGGTCTATCGGTTCCTCGGCAGCAGGCAGCCATCGATCAACCGGCGGTGGGTCGATGCGCTCGCATTCACCGCGAATGCCCCGACCGGGCTGTACCTGGTCGCAGAGCCGGATGAGCTGTCATCGGGGGAGAAGCTCGGAGTGCCCGCCGACCTGTAG
- a CDS encoding DUF2795 domain-containing protein: protein MNPLPHALAAHPSSDMRLARTLRSIDYPATKDDLLRIAVVDHLEVATIDAIHELPARDYHGVAEVLKTLDGA, encoded by the coding sequence ATTGCCCCATGCGCTTGCCGCCCACCCCTCCTCCGACATGAGACTCGCACGGACCCTCCGGAGCATCGACTACCCCGCGACCAAGGACGATCTGCTGAGGATCGCCGTCGTCGATCATCTCGAGGTCGCGACCATCGACGCCATCCACGAGCTGCCCGCCCGCGACTATCACGGAGTCGCCGAGGTGCTGAAGACGCTCGATGGCGCCTGA